The following DNA comes from Oryzias melastigma strain HK-1 unplaced genomic scaffold, ASM292280v2 sc00651, whole genome shotgun sequence.
NNNNNNNNNNNNNNNNNNNNNNNNNNNNNNNNNNNNNNNNNNNNNNNNNNNNNNNNNNNNNNNNNNNNNNNNNNNNNNNNNNNNNNNNNNNCTCTGCGGACCAGTGTAGGTTACTGGTTCCGAGAAGCAAATGTAAGTTCTGGGGTGACCGTGCATTTTCTGTGCTGGCTCCCAAACTCTGTAATAATTTGCCACCAGTTGGAAGAGAAGTTACAACTTTGGAGTCTTTTAAAGCCAAACTGTTCCTCCATTATAGCGCTGAAGTATCTGCCTAgctgccttttaattattttttattgattgtaatttttgcttttaatttgttttcatgttttaatttatttatttattttttttgtgatttgtatcatttttatcaATCTGCTCTGTCTTTCTTGTGGACAGCACTTTGGGTCTCCTTGACTGGTAGTGGAAGGTcctttataaatgaatgtagaatagaatagaatagaaaatactttattaatccctttggaggtcctcagggaaattcaagaAAAAGATATGTAATAAAattgcaaagaaagaaaaaacacagaaaaaatataacaacaaaGGCATGCAGGTACGGAGACACTGGTAAGGCAGCCGTATCCTACAGCGCCGGAAGATAAATAATGTATGAACTCTTTCGTCTTTTCCAGATCACGTAATCTGCAGTTGCAATTTGCCCTGCAGAGTTGGAGGCCACTTTCATTGTCCTTTGTGTTACAAGACCATTATTCGCAAGGACCGCATGACATCACATCTGAGAGAGTGTCAAAAAATAAGTGGTCCAACCCATGCCCTTACGGTGGTTCAACCCATGCCGTTAGCACCCGATAAGCCACTTTCACGAGAAAGTCAACCTTCTAAAGAAAATATGGTGTGTTTAGAGCACTCATACTTCCTGGCACAGTCTGAGTTCTCACAAGCTTTTGACCATTCCTATGCACAACCTGCATTATCCAAGACAACTGCTGGTGCCACAGATATTGATCAGCCTTCTCCTGCTTCCACCTCAAACCCCCATCTTACTCAAGAGGAAGACCTCACTCCTCAAGAGGAAGACCTCACTCCTCAAGAGGAAGACCTCACTCCTCAAGAGGAAGGTTTGACAACTCACAAGAAAGATCTCACTCCTCCAGAGGAAGGTTTGACACCTCACAAGGAAGATTTCACTCTTCCATCAACCCATATAAAGTGTCCTCACTGCCCATTGACCTTATACAAAAAGAATTTGGCCGTACATATTAAGAGAATGCATATCCAACTGGAGGATGTTACAGCAAGTTCCCActtaaaaactgtctgtgttgACCAAATCAATGGGATTTATGCTGTCAGGAAAACATCTCATGGTTTCAGTGTGCCAGTACATGTCCAACGGAAGACATGGGGTCAAGATCATCAGACTAAATGTGAAATGGAGGACTGTCGTCAATATCACTTGCTTGCACAACGCAGCGGACTGCCTCACAGCATGTGCCATCACATTCGTTCTGTGGACTACTGTAGTGCCACGGCCACTGAAGAGCCACTACGACAACAAGTTCTGGACGAAATGGtggaaaaccatttttttggcATCTCCAAGGTGAATGTgtgcaaaaaaaggcaaagagaATCAGAGGAAGCGCATTGTC
Coding sequences within:
- the LOC112138578 gene encoding uncharacterized protein LOC112138578, whose product is MTSHLRECQKISGPTHALTVVQPMPLAPDKPLSRESQPSKENMVCLEHSYFLAQSEFSQAFDHSYAQPALSKTTAGATDIDQPSPASTSNPHLTQEEDLTPQEEDLTPQEEDLTPQEEGLTTHKKDLTPPEEGLTPHKEDFTLPSTHIKCPHCPLTLYKKNLAVHIKRMHIQLEDVTASSHLKTVCVDQINGIYAVRKTSHGFSVPVHVQRKTWGQDHQTKCEMEDCRQYHLLAQRSGLPHSMCHHIRSVDYCSATATEEPLRQQVLDEMVENHFFGISKVNVCKKRQRESEEAHCPLSVFVNLSDSKKNICFSIYEPKLHHYSTLGRVIVTHNTKKNTWHCPCAKARTSCTHKNIAKWHLFQTHKHLFMTAPLSNTTSQATPNPSHSPTTDLARTVKYVFEFKKIPATLPEEVTAQRALPDYRKCLLPDESTCQLCPDHPELQEATLVTKKARIVGMQGVIQNVSTYSKCCPSCKLVYRYQEWRDGLHNFNDHVIMTLQLCVYLRHNLQV